One segment of Salvia splendens isolate huo1 chromosome 20, SspV2, whole genome shotgun sequence DNA contains the following:
- the LOC121782295 gene encoding pentatricopeptide repeat-containing protein At2g26790, mitochondrial-like isoform X3: MLVSSIRSASRLNLSRYLQFIRLQSVPSVAHSTPYFSDSGSEELNSSSKNDVTVTNHGGNENCLGFSSRDVVQILQNMQSEPDYALSFFNQLRERGFQHDTGSYLAMIKLLCNCRLDRKLECLFKGVVKLKGGNLCFEVSELLDAIGEEVKAAGGCSSLIRAFDAMVKSYAGLEMFDEAIETLFATRQHGVWPCVSSCNFLMNRLVGCGKVDTAVAIYRQLKNIEVEPNVFTFGIVVKAYCRMGSLGEAAEVFLEMEEAGVVPNCFTYTAYLKALCSHGRSELAYQFLQAWDAKGVPVDAYAYAIVIQGFVSEKNLKVAEMVLLDMEENAIVPSKVSYHTLIRGYCDSGDIVRALGIHDEMEKKGFRTNCWILSSILQCLCLKGMYSEAINRFINSKKLGIFLDEVIYNVVIDALCKMGKLDDAKRLFDEMKHKKLIPDIVHYTTLINGHCLNGNIFDAVRLFVEMNQSGLRADIVTYNVLAGGLSREGLLDEVCSLLEAMNEQGLTPSRVTHNMIIEGLCLARRVKEAETYFMNLGEKSIENSSSLVNGYCKSGKAIEGFKLFYKLFNIGILISRNSCAALINSLCVEKEYKRAIGVFQVMLSTNDGPNKSMCINIIAALCRARDMENARWAFDQMVGRGLTPDAVIYTIIMNGYCRVNRLQEAFDLLSDMKARGMNPDIITYTVLADGHHKTSLKETRSKKCLEGNEMVKQEASTLLCDVKEMGLKPDVICYTALIDSHCKSGNLHDADSLFNQLIEHGLLPDTVAYTALISGYCKQGNMGKVSTLVNEMLSNGMRPDDRIMATLYDGIMKAETAVSAENFPKFPLEIL, translated from the exons ATGCTGGTATCTTCAATTAGGTCAGCATCTCGCCTAAATCTCTCCAGATACCTCCAATTTATTCGATTGCAATCAGTTCCGTCGGTGGCTCATTCCACTCCTTATTTTTCGGATTCTGGCTCCGAGGAGCTGAATTCCAGCTCGAAAAATGATGTTACTGTAACAAATCACGGCGGGAATGAGAATTGTTTGGGATTCAGTTCACGTGATGTCGTTCAGATTCTGCAGAATATGCAATCGGAACCGGATTATGCGTTATCCTTTTTTAACCAGCTCAGGGAGAGGGGATTTCAGCACGATACTGGAAGTTATTTGGCTATGATCAAGTTACTCTGCAATTGCCGCTTGGACCGAAAATTGGAGTGTTTGTTTAAGGGTGTTGTGAAATTGAAAGGggggaatttgtgttttgaGGTGTCGGAGTTGTTGGATGCAATTGGTGAGGAGGTGAAGGCTGCTGGTGGGTGTAGCTCCCTGATTCGGGCATTTGATGCCATGGTTAAGAGTTACGCTGGTTTAGAAATGTTCGATGAGGCGATTGAGACTCTGTTTGCGACTAGACAGCACGGTGTTTGGCCGTGTGTGTCGTCGTGTAACTTTTTGATGAATAGGTTAGTTGGGTGTGGGAAAGTGGACACGGCTGTTGCTATCTATAGACAGCTGAAGAATATTGAGGTGGAGCCGAATGTATTTACTTTTGGGATTGTAGTTAAGGCGTATTGTCGAATGGGAAGTTTGGGAGAAGCTGCGGAGGTGTTTCTGGAGATGGAGGAGGCTGGGGTGGTGCCTAATTGTTTTACCTATACAGCTTATCTTAAAGCACTCTGCAGTCATGGCAGGTCAGAATTAGCGTATCAGTTTTTACAAGCTTGGGATGCCAAAGGTGTCCCTGTGGATGCTTATGCTTATGCTATTGTAATTCAAGGCTTTGTTAGTGAGAAGAATCTGAAAGTGGCGGAAATGGTATTACTTGACATGGAGGAAAATGCGATAGTGCCAAGCAAAGTTAGCTATCACACTTTAATCCGGGGGTATTGTGATTCTGGGGATATAGTTCGAGCCTTGGGTATCCATGATGAGATGGAGAAAAAGGGTTTCAGAACTAATTGCTGGATACTCTCTTCGATTCTTCAGTGCTTGTGCCTGAAAGGCATGTATTCTGAAGCAATAAACCGGTTTATTAACTCTAAGAAGCTGGGAATCTTTCTCGATGAAGTCATTTATAATGTTGTTATTGATGCTTTATGCAAAATGGGCAAGTTAGATGATGCAAAAAGATTGTTTGATGAGATGAAGCATAAGAAACTCATACCAGATATTGTGCATTATACGACATTGATAAATGGTCACTGTCtaaatggaaatatttttgaTGCTGTGCGTTTATTTGTGGAAATGAACCAAAGCGGCCTTAGAGCTGATATTGTTACTTATAATGTCCTTGCTGGTGGGTTGTCTAGAGAGGGACTGCTGGATGAGGTGTGTTCACTGCTTGAAGCGATGAATGAGCAAGGCTTGACTCCCAGCAGAGTCACGCACAACATGATTATTGAAGGCCTTTGCTTAGCGAGGAGAGTGAAAGAAGCTGAAACATATTTCATGAATCTGGGAGAAAAGAGCATAGAAAATTCTTCTTCCTTGGTGAATGGTTACTGCAAATCAGGCAAGGCAATCGAGGGCTTTAAACTTTTTTATAAATTGTTTAACATAGGTATACTTATAAGTAGGAATTCATGTGCAGCACTTATTAACAGCCTTTGTGTCGAAAAGGAATATAAAAGAGCTATTGGAGTTTTTCAGGTTATGCTTTCTACTAATGATGGCCCTAATAAATCGATGTGCATCAATATTATAGCTGCTCTTTGCCGCGCTAGAGACATGGAAAATGCCCGATGGGCATTTGACCAAATGGTCGGTAGGGGATTAACTCCCGATGCAGTTATCTACACCATTATTATGAATGGATATTGTCGAGTGAACCGCTTGCAGGAAGCCTTTGATCTTTTAAGTGATATGAAGGCAAGGGGCATGAATCCTGACATTATAACTTATACGGTATTGGCTGATGGGCATCACAAAACAAGTCTGAAAGAAACTCGATCTAAGAAATGTTTAGAAGGAAACGAGATGGTAAAACAGGAAGCTTCAACCTTGTTGTGTGATGTGAAGGAGATGGGATTAAAGCCTGATGTCATTTGCTACACAGCACTGATTGACAGTCATTGCAAGTCAGGGAACCTTCATGATGCTGATTCCCTTTTCAATCAATTGATTGAACATGGTTTACTACCTGATACCGTTGCATACACAGCCCTCATTTCTGGTTATTGCAAGCAGGGAAATATGGGCAAGGTTTCAACTCTTGTGAATGAGATGTTATCCAACGGAATGCGACCAGATGACCGCATTATGGCAACTTTGTATGATGGTATCATGAAAGCAGAAACTGCAGTTTCGGCGGAAAATTTTCCCAAATTCCCCTTG GAAATATTATGA
- the LOC121782295 gene encoding pentatricopeptide repeat-containing protein At2g26790, mitochondrial-like isoform X1: MLVSSIRSASRLNLSRYLQFIRLQSVPSVAHSTPYFSDSGSEELNSSSKNDVTVTNHGGNENCLGFSSRDVVQILQNMQSEPDYALSFFNQLRERGFQHDTGSYLAMIKLLCNCRLDRKLECLFKGVVKLKGGNLCFEVSELLDAIGEEVKAAGGCSSLIRAFDAMVKSYAGLEMFDEAIETLFATRQHGVWPCVSSCNFLMNRLVGCGKVDTAVAIYRQLKNIEVEPNVFTFGIVVKAYCRMGSLGEAAEVFLEMEEAGVVPNCFTYTAYLKALCSHGRSELAYQFLQAWDAKGVPVDAYAYAIVIQGFVSEKNLKVAEMVLLDMEENAIVPSKVSYHTLIRGYCDSGDIVRALGIHDEMEKKGFRTNCWILSSILQCLCLKGMYSEAINRFINSKKLGIFLDEVIYNVVIDALCKMGKLDDAKRLFDEMKHKKLIPDIVHYTTLINGHCLNGNIFDAVRLFVEMNQSGLRADIVTYNVLAGGLSREGLLDEVCSLLEAMNEQGLTPSRVTHNMIIEGLCLARRVKEAETYFMNLGEKSIENSSSLVNGYCKSGKAIEGFKLFYKLFNIGILISRNSCAALINSLCVEKEYKRAIGVFQVMLSTNDGPNKSMCINIIAALCRARDMENARWAFDQMVGRGLTPDAVIYTIIMNGYCRVNRLQEAFDLLSDMKARGMNPDIITYTVLADGHHKTSLKETRSKKCLEGNEMVKQEASTLLCDVKEMGLKPDVICYTALIDSHCKSGNLHDADSLFNQLIEHGLLPDTVAYTALISGYCKQGNMGKVSTLVNEMLSNGMRPDDRIMATLYDGIMKAETAVSAENFPKFPLDTLLGWTLMSCRMS; this comes from the exons ATGCTGGTATCTTCAATTAGGTCAGCATCTCGCCTAAATCTCTCCAGATACCTCCAATTTATTCGATTGCAATCAGTTCCGTCGGTGGCTCATTCCACTCCTTATTTTTCGGATTCTGGCTCCGAGGAGCTGAATTCCAGCTCGAAAAATGATGTTACTGTAACAAATCACGGCGGGAATGAGAATTGTTTGGGATTCAGTTCACGTGATGTCGTTCAGATTCTGCAGAATATGCAATCGGAACCGGATTATGCGTTATCCTTTTTTAACCAGCTCAGGGAGAGGGGATTTCAGCACGATACTGGAAGTTATTTGGCTATGATCAAGTTACTCTGCAATTGCCGCTTGGACCGAAAATTGGAGTGTTTGTTTAAGGGTGTTGTGAAATTGAAAGGggggaatttgtgttttgaGGTGTCGGAGTTGTTGGATGCAATTGGTGAGGAGGTGAAGGCTGCTGGTGGGTGTAGCTCCCTGATTCGGGCATTTGATGCCATGGTTAAGAGTTACGCTGGTTTAGAAATGTTCGATGAGGCGATTGAGACTCTGTTTGCGACTAGACAGCACGGTGTTTGGCCGTGTGTGTCGTCGTGTAACTTTTTGATGAATAGGTTAGTTGGGTGTGGGAAAGTGGACACGGCTGTTGCTATCTATAGACAGCTGAAGAATATTGAGGTGGAGCCGAATGTATTTACTTTTGGGATTGTAGTTAAGGCGTATTGTCGAATGGGAAGTTTGGGAGAAGCTGCGGAGGTGTTTCTGGAGATGGAGGAGGCTGGGGTGGTGCCTAATTGTTTTACCTATACAGCTTATCTTAAAGCACTCTGCAGTCATGGCAGGTCAGAATTAGCGTATCAGTTTTTACAAGCTTGGGATGCCAAAGGTGTCCCTGTGGATGCTTATGCTTATGCTATTGTAATTCAAGGCTTTGTTAGTGAGAAGAATCTGAAAGTGGCGGAAATGGTATTACTTGACATGGAGGAAAATGCGATAGTGCCAAGCAAAGTTAGCTATCACACTTTAATCCGGGGGTATTGTGATTCTGGGGATATAGTTCGAGCCTTGGGTATCCATGATGAGATGGAGAAAAAGGGTTTCAGAACTAATTGCTGGATACTCTCTTCGATTCTTCAGTGCTTGTGCCTGAAAGGCATGTATTCTGAAGCAATAAACCGGTTTATTAACTCTAAGAAGCTGGGAATCTTTCTCGATGAAGTCATTTATAATGTTGTTATTGATGCTTTATGCAAAATGGGCAAGTTAGATGATGCAAAAAGATTGTTTGATGAGATGAAGCATAAGAAACTCATACCAGATATTGTGCATTATACGACATTGATAAATGGTCACTGTCtaaatggaaatatttttgaTGCTGTGCGTTTATTTGTGGAAATGAACCAAAGCGGCCTTAGAGCTGATATTGTTACTTATAATGTCCTTGCTGGTGGGTTGTCTAGAGAGGGACTGCTGGATGAGGTGTGTTCACTGCTTGAAGCGATGAATGAGCAAGGCTTGACTCCCAGCAGAGTCACGCACAACATGATTATTGAAGGCCTTTGCTTAGCGAGGAGAGTGAAAGAAGCTGAAACATATTTCATGAATCTGGGAGAAAAGAGCATAGAAAATTCTTCTTCCTTGGTGAATGGTTACTGCAAATCAGGCAAGGCAATCGAGGGCTTTAAACTTTTTTATAAATTGTTTAACATAGGTATACTTATAAGTAGGAATTCATGTGCAGCACTTATTAACAGCCTTTGTGTCGAAAAGGAATATAAAAGAGCTATTGGAGTTTTTCAGGTTATGCTTTCTACTAATGATGGCCCTAATAAATCGATGTGCATCAATATTATAGCTGCTCTTTGCCGCGCTAGAGACATGGAAAATGCCCGATGGGCATTTGACCAAATGGTCGGTAGGGGATTAACTCCCGATGCAGTTATCTACACCATTATTATGAATGGATATTGTCGAGTGAACCGCTTGCAGGAAGCCTTTGATCTTTTAAGTGATATGAAGGCAAGGGGCATGAATCCTGACATTATAACTTATACGGTATTGGCTGATGGGCATCACAAAACAAGTCTGAAAGAAACTCGATCTAAGAAATGTTTAGAAGGAAACGAGATGGTAAAACAGGAAGCTTCAACCTTGTTGTGTGATGTGAAGGAGATGGGATTAAAGCCTGATGTCATTTGCTACACAGCACTGATTGACAGTCATTGCAAGTCAGGGAACCTTCATGATGCTGATTCCCTTTTCAATCAATTGATTGAACATGGTTTACTACCTGATACCGTTGCATACACAGCCCTCATTTCTGGTTATTGCAAGCAGGGAAATATGGGCAAGGTTTCAACTCTTGTGAATGAGATGTTATCCAACGGAATGCGACCAGATGACCGCATTATGGCAACTTTGTATGATGGTATCATGAAAGCAGAAACTGCAGTTTCGGCGGAAAATTTTCCCAAATTCCCCTTG GATACTTTACTCGGATGGACTCTCATGAGCTGCAGAATGAGCTAG
- the LOC121782295 gene encoding pentatricopeptide repeat-containing protein At2g26790, mitochondrial-like isoform X2, translated as MLVSSIRSASRLNLSRYLQFIRLQSVPSVAHSTPYFSDSGSEELNSSSKNDVTVTNHGGNENCLGFSSRDVVQILQNMQSEPDYALSFFNQLRERGFQHDTGSYLAMIKLLCNCRLDRKLECLFKGVVKLKGGNLCFEVSELLDAIGEEVKAAGGCSSLIRAFDAMVKSYAGLEMFDEAIETLFATRQHGVWPCVSSCNFLMNRLVGCGKVDTAVAIYRQLKNIEVEPNVFTFGIVVKAYCRMGSLGEAAEVFLEMEEAGVVPNCFTYTAYLKALCSHGRSELAYQFLQAWDAKGVPVDAYAYAIVIQGFVSEKNLKVAEMVLLDMEENAIVPSKVSYHTLIRGYCDSGDIVRALGIHDEMEKKGFRTNCWILSSILQCLCLKGMYSEAINRFINSKKLGIFLDEVIYNVVIDALCKMGKLDDAKRLFDEMKHKKLIPDIVHYTTLINGHCLNGNIFDAVRLFVEMNQSGLRADIVTYNVLAGGLSREGLLDEVCSLLEAMNEQGLTPSRVTHNMIIEGLCLARRVKEAETYFMNLGEKSIENSSSLVNGYCKSGKAIEGFKLFYKLFNIGILISRNSCAALINSLCVEKEYKRAIGVFQVMLSTNDGPNKSMCINIIAALCRARDMENARWAFDQMVGRGLTPDAVIYTIIMNGYCRVNRLQEAFDLLSDMKARGMNPDIITYTVLADGHHKTSLKETRSKKCLEGNEMVKQEASTLLCDVKEMGLKPDVICYTALIDSHCKSGNLHDADSLFNQLIEHGLLPDTVAYTALISGYCKQGNMGKVSTLVNEMLSNGMRPDDRIMATLYDGIMKAETAVSAENFPKFPLVYQEIL; from the exons ATGCTGGTATCTTCAATTAGGTCAGCATCTCGCCTAAATCTCTCCAGATACCTCCAATTTATTCGATTGCAATCAGTTCCGTCGGTGGCTCATTCCACTCCTTATTTTTCGGATTCTGGCTCCGAGGAGCTGAATTCCAGCTCGAAAAATGATGTTACTGTAACAAATCACGGCGGGAATGAGAATTGTTTGGGATTCAGTTCACGTGATGTCGTTCAGATTCTGCAGAATATGCAATCGGAACCGGATTATGCGTTATCCTTTTTTAACCAGCTCAGGGAGAGGGGATTTCAGCACGATACTGGAAGTTATTTGGCTATGATCAAGTTACTCTGCAATTGCCGCTTGGACCGAAAATTGGAGTGTTTGTTTAAGGGTGTTGTGAAATTGAAAGGggggaatttgtgttttgaGGTGTCGGAGTTGTTGGATGCAATTGGTGAGGAGGTGAAGGCTGCTGGTGGGTGTAGCTCCCTGATTCGGGCATTTGATGCCATGGTTAAGAGTTACGCTGGTTTAGAAATGTTCGATGAGGCGATTGAGACTCTGTTTGCGACTAGACAGCACGGTGTTTGGCCGTGTGTGTCGTCGTGTAACTTTTTGATGAATAGGTTAGTTGGGTGTGGGAAAGTGGACACGGCTGTTGCTATCTATAGACAGCTGAAGAATATTGAGGTGGAGCCGAATGTATTTACTTTTGGGATTGTAGTTAAGGCGTATTGTCGAATGGGAAGTTTGGGAGAAGCTGCGGAGGTGTTTCTGGAGATGGAGGAGGCTGGGGTGGTGCCTAATTGTTTTACCTATACAGCTTATCTTAAAGCACTCTGCAGTCATGGCAGGTCAGAATTAGCGTATCAGTTTTTACAAGCTTGGGATGCCAAAGGTGTCCCTGTGGATGCTTATGCTTATGCTATTGTAATTCAAGGCTTTGTTAGTGAGAAGAATCTGAAAGTGGCGGAAATGGTATTACTTGACATGGAGGAAAATGCGATAGTGCCAAGCAAAGTTAGCTATCACACTTTAATCCGGGGGTATTGTGATTCTGGGGATATAGTTCGAGCCTTGGGTATCCATGATGAGATGGAGAAAAAGGGTTTCAGAACTAATTGCTGGATACTCTCTTCGATTCTTCAGTGCTTGTGCCTGAAAGGCATGTATTCTGAAGCAATAAACCGGTTTATTAACTCTAAGAAGCTGGGAATCTTTCTCGATGAAGTCATTTATAATGTTGTTATTGATGCTTTATGCAAAATGGGCAAGTTAGATGATGCAAAAAGATTGTTTGATGAGATGAAGCATAAGAAACTCATACCAGATATTGTGCATTATACGACATTGATAAATGGTCACTGTCtaaatggaaatatttttgaTGCTGTGCGTTTATTTGTGGAAATGAACCAAAGCGGCCTTAGAGCTGATATTGTTACTTATAATGTCCTTGCTGGTGGGTTGTCTAGAGAGGGACTGCTGGATGAGGTGTGTTCACTGCTTGAAGCGATGAATGAGCAAGGCTTGACTCCCAGCAGAGTCACGCACAACATGATTATTGAAGGCCTTTGCTTAGCGAGGAGAGTGAAAGAAGCTGAAACATATTTCATGAATCTGGGAGAAAAGAGCATAGAAAATTCTTCTTCCTTGGTGAATGGTTACTGCAAATCAGGCAAGGCAATCGAGGGCTTTAAACTTTTTTATAAATTGTTTAACATAGGTATACTTATAAGTAGGAATTCATGTGCAGCACTTATTAACAGCCTTTGTGTCGAAAAGGAATATAAAAGAGCTATTGGAGTTTTTCAGGTTATGCTTTCTACTAATGATGGCCCTAATAAATCGATGTGCATCAATATTATAGCTGCTCTTTGCCGCGCTAGAGACATGGAAAATGCCCGATGGGCATTTGACCAAATGGTCGGTAGGGGATTAACTCCCGATGCAGTTATCTACACCATTATTATGAATGGATATTGTCGAGTGAACCGCTTGCAGGAAGCCTTTGATCTTTTAAGTGATATGAAGGCAAGGGGCATGAATCCTGACATTATAACTTATACGGTATTGGCTGATGGGCATCACAAAACAAGTCTGAAAGAAACTCGATCTAAGAAATGTTTAGAAGGAAACGAGATGGTAAAACAGGAAGCTTCAACCTTGTTGTGTGATGTGAAGGAGATGGGATTAAAGCCTGATGTCATTTGCTACACAGCACTGATTGACAGTCATTGCAAGTCAGGGAACCTTCATGATGCTGATTCCCTTTTCAATCAATTGATTGAACATGGTTTACTACCTGATACCGTTGCATACACAGCCCTCATTTCTGGTTATTGCAAGCAGGGAAATATGGGCAAGGTTTCAACTCTTGTGAATGAGATGTTATCCAACGGAATGCGACCAGATGACCGCATTATGGCAACTTTGTATGATGGTATCATGAAAGCAGAAACTGCAGTTTCGGCGGAAAATTTTCCCAAATTCCCCTTG GTTTATCAGGAAATATTATGA
- the LOC121782295 gene encoding pentatricopeptide repeat-containing protein At2g26790, mitochondrial-like isoform X4, whose product MLVSSIRSASRLNLSRYLQFIRLQSVPSVAHSTPYFSDSGSEELNSSSKNDVTVTNHGGNENCLGFSSRDVVQILQNMQSEPDYALSFFNQLRERGFQHDTGSYLAMIKLLCNCRLDRKLECLFKGVVKLKGGNLCFEVSELLDAIGEEVKAAGGCSSLIRAFDAMVKSYAGLEMFDEAIETLFATRQHGVWPCVSSCNFLMNRLVGCGKVDTAVAIYRQLKNIEVEPNVFTFGIVVKAYCRMGSLGEAAEVFLEMEEAGVVPNCFTYTAYLKALCSHGRSELAYQFLQAWDAKGVPVDAYAYAIVIQGFVSEKNLKVAEMVLLDMEENAIVPSKVSYHTLIRGYCDSGDIVRALGIHDEMEKKGFRTNCWILSSILQCLCLKGMYSEAINRFINSKKLGIFLDEVIYNVVIDALCKMGKLDDAKRLFDEMKHKKLIPDIVHYTTLINGHCLNGNIFDAVRLFVEMNQSGLRADIVTYNVLAGGLSREGLLDEVCSLLEAMNEQGLTPSRVTHNMIIEGLCLARRVKEAETYFMNLGEKSIENSSSLVNGYCKSALINSLCVEKEYKRAIGVFQVMLSTNDGPNKSMCINIIAALCRARDMENARWAFDQMVGRGLTPDAVIYTIIMNGYCRVNRLQEAFDLLSDMKARGMNPDIITYTVLADGHHKTSLKETRSKKCLEGNEMVKQEASTLLCDVKEMGLKPDVICYTALIDSHCKSGNLHDADSLFNQLIEHGLLPDTVAYTALISGYCKQGNMGKVSTLVNEMLSNGMRPDDRIMATLYDGIMKAETAVSAENFPKFPLDTLLGWTLMSCRMS is encoded by the exons ATGCTGGTATCTTCAATTAGGTCAGCATCTCGCCTAAATCTCTCCAGATACCTCCAATTTATTCGATTGCAATCAGTTCCGTCGGTGGCTCATTCCACTCCTTATTTTTCGGATTCTGGCTCCGAGGAGCTGAATTCCAGCTCGAAAAATGATGTTACTGTAACAAATCACGGCGGGAATGAGAATTGTTTGGGATTCAGTTCACGTGATGTCGTTCAGATTCTGCAGAATATGCAATCGGAACCGGATTATGCGTTATCCTTTTTTAACCAGCTCAGGGAGAGGGGATTTCAGCACGATACTGGAAGTTATTTGGCTATGATCAAGTTACTCTGCAATTGCCGCTTGGACCGAAAATTGGAGTGTTTGTTTAAGGGTGTTGTGAAATTGAAAGGggggaatttgtgttttgaGGTGTCGGAGTTGTTGGATGCAATTGGTGAGGAGGTGAAGGCTGCTGGTGGGTGTAGCTCCCTGATTCGGGCATTTGATGCCATGGTTAAGAGTTACGCTGGTTTAGAAATGTTCGATGAGGCGATTGAGACTCTGTTTGCGACTAGACAGCACGGTGTTTGGCCGTGTGTGTCGTCGTGTAACTTTTTGATGAATAGGTTAGTTGGGTGTGGGAAAGTGGACACGGCTGTTGCTATCTATAGACAGCTGAAGAATATTGAGGTGGAGCCGAATGTATTTACTTTTGGGATTGTAGTTAAGGCGTATTGTCGAATGGGAAGTTTGGGAGAAGCTGCGGAGGTGTTTCTGGAGATGGAGGAGGCTGGGGTGGTGCCTAATTGTTTTACCTATACAGCTTATCTTAAAGCACTCTGCAGTCATGGCAGGTCAGAATTAGCGTATCAGTTTTTACAAGCTTGGGATGCCAAAGGTGTCCCTGTGGATGCTTATGCTTATGCTATTGTAATTCAAGGCTTTGTTAGTGAGAAGAATCTGAAAGTGGCGGAAATGGTATTACTTGACATGGAGGAAAATGCGATAGTGCCAAGCAAAGTTAGCTATCACACTTTAATCCGGGGGTATTGTGATTCTGGGGATATAGTTCGAGCCTTGGGTATCCATGATGAGATGGAGAAAAAGGGTTTCAGAACTAATTGCTGGATACTCTCTTCGATTCTTCAGTGCTTGTGCCTGAAAGGCATGTATTCTGAAGCAATAAACCGGTTTATTAACTCTAAGAAGCTGGGAATCTTTCTCGATGAAGTCATTTATAATGTTGTTATTGATGCTTTATGCAAAATGGGCAAGTTAGATGATGCAAAAAGATTGTTTGATGAGATGAAGCATAAGAAACTCATACCAGATATTGTGCATTATACGACATTGATAAATGGTCACTGTCtaaatggaaatatttttgaTGCTGTGCGTTTATTTGTGGAAATGAACCAAAGCGGCCTTAGAGCTGATATTGTTACTTATAATGTCCTTGCTGGTGGGTTGTCTAGAGAGGGACTGCTGGATGAGGTGTGTTCACTGCTTGAAGCGATGAATGAGCAAGGCTTGACTCCCAGCAGAGTCACGCACAACATGATTATTGAAGGCCTTTGCTTAGCGAGGAGAGTGAAAGAAGCTGAAACATATTTCATGAATCTGGGAGAAAAGAGCATAGAAAATTCTTCTTCCTTGGTGAATGGTTACTGCAAATCAG CACTTATTAACAGCCTTTGTGTCGAAAAGGAATATAAAAGAGCTATTGGAGTTTTTCAGGTTATGCTTTCTACTAATGATGGCCCTAATAAATCGATGTGCATCAATATTATAGCTGCTCTTTGCCGCGCTAGAGACATGGAAAATGCCCGATGGGCATTTGACCAAATGGTCGGTAGGGGATTAACTCCCGATGCAGTTATCTACACCATTATTATGAATGGATATTGTCGAGTGAACCGCTTGCAGGAAGCCTTTGATCTTTTAAGTGATATGAAGGCAAGGGGCATGAATCCTGACATTATAACTTATACGGTATTGGCTGATGGGCATCACAAAACAAGTCTGAAAGAAACTCGATCTAAGAAATGTTTAGAAGGAAACGAGATGGTAAAACAGGAAGCTTCAACCTTGTTGTGTGATGTGAAGGAGATGGGATTAAAGCCTGATGTCATTTGCTACACAGCACTGATTGACAGTCATTGCAAGTCAGGGAACCTTCATGATGCTGATTCCCTTTTCAATCAATTGATTGAACATGGTTTACTACCTGATACCGTTGCATACACAGCCCTCATTTCTGGTTATTGCAAGCAGGGAAATATGGGCAAGGTTTCAACTCTTGTGAATGAGATGTTATCCAACGGAATGCGACCAGATGACCGCATTATGGCAACTTTGTATGATGGTATCATGAAAGCAGAAACTGCAGTTTCGGCGGAAAATTTTCCCAAATTCCCCTTG GATACTTTACTCGGATGGACTCTCATGAGCTGCAGAATGAGCTAG